In Candidatus Roseilinea sp., one DNA window encodes the following:
- a CDS encoding glycosyl transferase — protein MSIYLSVVIPAYNEAANIRSGSLTSVYDYLSIQPYAYEVIVVDDGSADETAALAEDFAAQHRNFRLIRNPHRGKAFTVATGLRAASGEIVLFTDMDQATPIRETDKLLPWYARGYDVVIGSRGTYRRNAPLWRKLMSRSQILLRNLILGFKDITDTQCGFKSFRGSTITPILDHLHLYKFANQAEVHGATVTAGFDVEVLFVAQRLGYRVKEVPVEWDYRHSRRVNLLKDSLRGVRELIEIRAADLRGAYSGRLVSKR, from the coding sequence GTGAGCATTTATCTATCCGTCGTCATCCCTGCCTACAACGAAGCTGCCAACATTCGATCAGGATCGCTGACTTCTGTGTACGATTACCTCTCCATCCAGCCCTACGCCTACGAGGTCATCGTCGTTGACGACGGCAGCGCCGACGAGACGGCAGCGCTCGCCGAAGACTTTGCGGCACAGCATCGCAACTTCCGCCTCATTCGCAACCCACACCGCGGCAAGGCCTTCACCGTGGCGACCGGCCTGCGCGCTGCAAGCGGCGAGATCGTGTTGTTTACCGACATGGACCAGGCCACGCCGATCCGAGAGACGGACAAGCTGTTGCCCTGGTATGCGCGCGGCTACGACGTGGTGATCGGCTCGCGCGGCACCTACCGGCGCAACGCCCCGCTGTGGCGCAAGCTCATGTCGCGCAGCCAAATCCTGCTGCGCAATCTCATCCTGGGCTTCAAGGACATTACCGATACACAGTGCGGCTTCAAGTCGTTTCGCGGCAGCACGATCACGCCGATCCTCGATCACCTTCACCTCTACAAATTCGCCAACCAGGCGGAGGTGCACGGCGCGACGGTGACCGCCGGCTTCGACGTGGAAGTGCTGTTCGTCGCGCAGCGGCTCGGCTATCGCGTCAAAGAGGTGCCGGTGGAATGGGACTACCGGCACTCGCGGCGCGTGAACCTGTTGAAGGATAGCCTGCGCGGCGTGCGTGAGTTGATCGAAATCCGCGCGGCGGATCTGCGGGGGGCGTATTCGGGGAGGTTGGTTAGTAAACGGTGA
- a CDS encoding permease → MIDILGLGATAVDHLIYVPAYPPPNVKSYVLRSERQCGGLTATALVAASRLGARCAYAGMLGHDDASQFVAQTLRREGIDLSHLVTRDDAGPIRSTIIVGTDRGTRNIFPEHPAQCGAHPTLPSDAVIRSARVLFVDHVGVEGMIRAARIAREAGIPVVSDVERDLPGCRELLALVNHVVMSWEFAQTLTGADSPQEATRRLWASGRALVAVTCGEDGCFFSDDGQTVHHQPAFRVEVVDTTGCGDVFHGAYCAALAKGMSAAARIRFASAAAALKATQSGGQAGAPTLEQTLQFLGAQT, encoded by the coding sequence ATGATAGACATCCTCGGCCTGGGCGCGACAGCGGTAGATCACCTGATCTACGTGCCGGCCTATCCGCCGCCCAACGTCAAGTCATATGTGCTGCGCAGCGAGCGACAATGCGGCGGGCTGACGGCCACCGCGCTCGTAGCAGCGTCGCGGCTAGGTGCGCGCTGCGCCTATGCCGGCATGCTCGGCCACGACGACGCCTCGCAGTTCGTCGCCCAGACGCTGCGCCGCGAGGGGATTGACCTTTCGCATTTGGTTACCCGCGACGACGCCGGCCCGATTCGCTCGACGATCATCGTCGGTACCGACCGCGGCACCCGAAACATCTTCCCCGAACATCCGGCGCAGTGCGGCGCTCACCCCACCCTGCCCTCGGATGCCGTCATTCGCAGCGCGCGTGTGCTGTTCGTGGATCACGTCGGCGTCGAGGGCATGATCCGCGCGGCGCGGATCGCGCGCGAGGCCGGCATCCCGGTCGTCTCCGACGTGGAACGCGACCTGCCCGGCTGCCGCGAGCTGCTGGCACTGGTGAATCACGTCGTGATGAGCTGGGAGTTCGCGCAGACGCTCACCGGAGCCGACTCACCCCAGGAGGCCACCCGCCGACTGTGGGCATCTGGCCGCGCGCTCGTCGCCGTCACCTGCGGAGAAGACGGGTGCTTTTTCAGTGACGATGGTCAGACGGTACATCATCAGCCGGCCTTCCGCGTCGAGGTGGTAGATACCACCGGCTGCGGGGATGTGTTCCACGGCGCATATTGTGCAGCGCTGGCGAAGGGCATGTCGGCGGCAGCCCGCATTCGCTTCGCCTCGGCAGCCGCGGCGCTAAAAGCAACCCAAAGCGGCGGGCAAGCCGGCGCGCCCACGCTGGAGCAGACGTTGCAGTTTCTGGGCGCACAAACCTGA